In one Dermatophilaceae bacterium Sec6.4 genomic region, the following are encoded:
- the dapF gene encoding diaminopimelate epimerase, translated as MSSVEFVKGHGTMNDFVLVADHDGALQLRAEHIGFLADRHAGIGADGVIRVCRAGAVADAPAGMAPDLWFMDYYNADGSAAAMCGNGTRVFAQYLLEHSLVSGSSFEIGTRSGVKRVEVVPGGYRTDLGQWALSRPDIAAERGMDSVVQVVGAEDPLPALSLDLGNPHTVVALPPSIELGSLDLQHAPHIDPHPQEGSNVEFVRVIEPGHISMRVHERGVGETLSCGTGAAAAVLATWFWSGQPAQDLEWIVDVPGGRLGVIIAGDRVSLSGPATLVAQGRVNLPD; from the coding sequence ATGTCGAGCGTCGAATTCGTCAAGGGTCACGGCACGATGAACGATTTCGTGTTGGTGGCCGACCACGACGGGGCGTTGCAGCTCCGTGCTGAGCACATCGGTTTCCTCGCCGACCGGCACGCAGGAATCGGTGCGGACGGCGTGATCCGGGTATGCCGGGCCGGCGCTGTGGCTGACGCGCCCGCCGGCATGGCACCAGATCTGTGGTTCATGGACTACTACAACGCGGACGGGTCGGCGGCTGCAATGTGCGGCAACGGCACCCGCGTCTTCGCTCAGTATCTGCTCGAGCACTCCCTGGTCTCCGGTTCGTCGTTCGAGATCGGCACCCGTTCCGGGGTCAAGCGCGTCGAGGTGGTGCCGGGCGGATACCGCACCGATCTGGGCCAGTGGGCGTTGTCCCGCCCCGATATCGCAGCCGAGCGCGGCATGGACTCGGTCGTACAGGTCGTCGGCGCCGAGGACCCACTACCCGCGCTCAGCCTCGACCTGGGCAACCCGCACACCGTCGTCGCGCTACCGCCGTCGATCGAGCTGGGCTCGCTGGACCTGCAGCATGCCCCGCATATCGACCCGCACCCACAAGAAGGCAGCAACGTGGAGTTCGTCCGCGTCATCGAGCCGGGTCACATCAGCATGCGGGTGCACGAGAGGGGCGTCGGCGAAACGCTCAGCTGCGGCACCGGGGCTGCCGCTGCGGTCCTCGCGACCTGGTTCTGGAGCGGCCAACCCGCCCAGGATCTGGAATGGATCGTCGACGTGCCGGGCGGCCGGCTGGGCGTCATCATCGCGGGCGACCGGGTGTCACTGTCGGGGCCGGCGACGCTGGTGGCGCAGGGTCGCGTCAATCTGCCCGACTGA
- the hflX gene encoding GTPase HflX, which translates to MPAHDEFFETRASALSAREPDLYDADGFVLDKGDESRDGDQSEREDRAALRRVQGLSTELEDVTEVEYRQLRLERVVLAGVWSAGTSQDAENSLRELSALAETAGSTVLAGMLQRRSKPDASTWMGAGKARELRDVVVAEGADTVIADGELAPGQRRGLEDVVKVKVIDRTALILDIFAQHAKSKEGKAQVELAQLQYLLPRLRGWGESMSRQAGGQAAAGQGMGSRGPGETKIELDRRRINTRIARLKRELTGMKTMRDTKRHSRRSNHVPSVAIAGYTNAGKSSILNRLTGAGVLVQNQLFATLDPTVRRAETADGRHYTMTDTVGFVSNLPHQLIEAFRSTLEEVADCDLLLHVVDGAHPDPEGQISAVRAVLADVGAHDVREVIVINKADVAEQDVLDRIQRTEKHTIVVSARTGAGFEELRALIDEELPRPEIIVDVVLPYNRGDLLSRMHDEGEVLTTEHLADGTRVHAKVNAALDGELAAYAR; encoded by the coding sequence ATGCCAGCACACGACGAATTCTTCGAAACCCGAGCCAGCGCGTTGTCAGCGCGGGAACCCGACCTGTACGACGCCGACGGCTTCGTCCTCGACAAAGGCGACGAGAGCAGGGACGGCGACCAGTCCGAGCGTGAGGACCGCGCTGCGCTACGGCGTGTGCAAGGCCTGTCGACCGAGCTCGAGGATGTCACCGAGGTCGAGTACCGCCAGCTGCGACTGGAACGGGTGGTGCTCGCGGGTGTCTGGTCGGCGGGCACGTCGCAGGACGCCGAGAATTCGCTGCGCGAGCTGTCCGCGCTCGCCGAAACCGCCGGGTCCACCGTGCTTGCGGGAATGCTGCAGCGACGGAGCAAGCCGGATGCGAGCACCTGGATGGGCGCGGGTAAAGCGCGCGAACTACGCGATGTCGTGGTGGCTGAAGGCGCTGACACCGTGATCGCCGACGGTGAGCTCGCCCCGGGGCAGCGCCGCGGCCTGGAAGACGTGGTCAAGGTCAAGGTCATCGACCGGACGGCCCTGATCCTTGACATCTTCGCCCAGCACGCCAAGTCCAAAGAGGGCAAAGCGCAGGTCGAACTAGCGCAGCTGCAGTACCTGCTTCCGCGGCTCCGCGGTTGGGGTGAGTCGATGTCGCGCCAGGCCGGTGGCCAGGCGGCAGCCGGTCAGGGGATGGGTTCGCGCGGTCCCGGTGAGACCAAGATCGAGCTGGACCGTCGCCGCATCAACACCCGTATCGCCCGGCTGAAGCGTGAGCTCACCGGGATGAAGACAATGCGCGACACCAAGCGTCATTCGCGGCGCAGCAATCACGTGCCGTCGGTAGCGATCGCGGGCTACACCAACGCCGGCAAGTCCTCGATCCTCAACCGGCTCACCGGTGCCGGTGTGCTGGTGCAGAACCAACTGTTCGCGACCCTGGACCCGACCGTGCGGCGGGCCGAGACGGCCGACGGTCGCCACTACACGATGACCGACACCGTCGGGTTCGTCAGCAACCTGCCGCATCAGCTGATCGAGGCCTTCCGCTCGACGCTGGAGGAGGTCGCCGACTGTGACCTGCTGCTGCACGTCGTCGATGGGGCCCACCCCGATCCCGAAGGCCAGATCAGCGCGGTTCGCGCCGTGCTCGCCGACGTCGGGGCACACGATGTCCGCGAGGTCATTGTGATCAACAAAGCTGACGTCGCGGAACAGGACGTCCTGGATCGCATCCAACGCACCGAGAAGCACACCATCGTCGTATCTGCCCGCACCGGGGCAGGATTCGAGGAGTTGCGCGCACTTATCGACGAGGAGCTGCCGCGCCCGGAGATCATCGTGGACGTGGTGTTGCCCTACAACAGGGGTGACCTTTTGAGCCGGATGCACGACGAGGGCGAGGTGCTCACCACCGAGCATCTGGCCGATGGCACCCGGGTGCACGCCAAGGTCAATGCTGCGCTGGACGGTGAGCTCGCGGCGTACGCCCGTTGA
- a CDS encoding DUF559 domain-containing protein, which yields MHASAASHHTAARLLGGIVPDTDEVHLATVLDKRSRTHGIRTHRYPAAPIVTTCRGVPTTTAEQTFVDLAGCLDLVDLVVLGDSLIRHGRTTPEQLISMTDSSSVRGAVRARKAARLVRVEVDSAYETRLRLLIMFAGLPEPVINYCILDGQGRTARRFDLSYPHLMLAIEYDGRDHIDRESQWRNDITRREELESAGWRFMVITGADLLQHPEHVLRRITGAVQAAGASHLA from the coding sequence ATGCACGCCAGCGCCGCCAGCCACCACACTGCGGCACGCCTGCTCGGCGGCATCGTGCCTGACACCGATGAGGTACATCTGGCAACGGTGCTTGACAAACGCTCACGTACCCATGGCATTCGAACTCACCGCTACCCCGCAGCGCCGATAGTGACCACCTGTCGTGGGGTGCCCACGACCACGGCCGAGCAGACATTCGTGGATCTTGCGGGGTGTCTGGATCTGGTGGACCTGGTCGTACTGGGTGATTCGCTCATCCGGCATGGACGCACAACGCCGGAGCAGCTGATCTCGATGACTGACTCCAGCAGCGTGCGAGGTGCTGTGCGCGCCCGAAAGGCCGCGCGTCTGGTTCGCGTTGAGGTGGACTCGGCATACGAGACACGGCTGCGTCTGCTGATAATGTTCGCCGGGCTGCCCGAGCCGGTGATCAACTACTGCATCCTGGACGGACAGGGCAGGACCGCGCGACGTTTCGACCTCAGCTATCCACACCTGATGTTGGCGATCGAGTACGACGGGCGCGATCACATCGACCGCGAAAGCCAGTGGCGAAACGACATAACCCGGCGGGAGGAACTCGAATCGGCGGGGTGGCGCTTCATGGTGATCACCGGCGCGGACCTTCTTCAGCACCCGGAGCACGTTCTGCGACGAATCACCGGCGCGGTGCAAGCCGCTGGGGCAAGCCATCTCGCCTGA
- a CDS encoding methyltransferase, which translates to MTDSEQQHYFTARPAGDTERRTINIPLAGTTYPVQVAGGVFSGDRIDQGTGVLLRQVPAPATTGTFLDLGCGWGPLALTMALRSPAATVHAVDVNERALDLTRRNAEAVGVEVRAGLPDSVPEDIRFDLIWSNPPIRIGKKALHELLAGWLPKLTDTGAAYLVVQRNLGSDSLQRWLGEEFGDLVTTRHASEKGYRLLRVSRAD; encoded by the coding sequence GTGACGGATTCTGAGCAACAGCACTACTTCACCGCCCGACCCGCCGGCGACACCGAACGACGCACGATCAATATTCCGCTCGCGGGCACCACCTATCCCGTTCAGGTCGCCGGCGGTGTCTTCTCCGGTGACCGCATCGACCAGGGCACGGGAGTGCTACTGCGTCAGGTGCCCGCGCCGGCTACCACCGGCACCTTCCTGGACCTCGGCTGTGGTTGGGGACCGCTGGCTCTGACGATGGCGCTACGTTCGCCCGCCGCGACGGTGCACGCCGTCGACGTCAACGAGCGTGCGCTCGACCTCACCCGGCGTAACGCCGAAGCGGTCGGAGTCGAGGTACGAGCGGGGCTGCCCGACAGCGTTCCGGAGGACATCCGCTTCGACCTGATCTGGTCCAACCCGCCGATCCGGATCGGCAAGAAGGCACTGCATGAGCTGCTGGCCGGCTGGTTGCCGAAGCTGACCGACACCGGCGCGGCCTACCTCGTCGTCCAGCGAAACCTCGGATCCGACTCGCTGCAACGTTGGTTGGGCGAGGAGTTCGGGGACCTGGTCACCACCCGGCACGCGAGTGAGAAGGGCTATCGGTTGCTGCGTGTCAGTCGGGCAGATTGA
- a CDS encoding glucosidase: MSIEHERLAASNDDLAPWRLWGPYVSGRQWGTVREDYSAAGDAWDYLPFDDAHRRAYRWGEDGLAGLCDRFGFFNLSLALWNGADDRLKDRLFGLTNSQGNHGEDVKEVWWPTDATPTHSYASWLYRYPQQAFPYAELLHENAARGRDDAEYELTDTGILADDRFFDIEVTHAKATPTDIVVQVTATNHGPDEAPLDLILQGWFRNTWAWGRDSRKPSMQRTGDHVQFQHDWLGGYQLVAEGEPQILFCDNETDDFALYGTASASDCPKDGLDQTIVHGNTACTRSDQGTKVGFRWHFDAVGAGQSVTVRLRLTALPQEGPAATTEKAGRDLRATAGADHAPVAAASDDGSDTVLTARRAESDEFYAQVLAGAADDQERHIARRAFAGLLWGRQLYRYSVAEWLEGDPAQPEPPAQRRTGRNSRFSHLDIADIISMPDEWEYPWFASWDLAFHTLPLADVDPWFAKLQIELMVREWSQHPNGQLPAYEWDFGDVNPPVLAWAARMVHRVDGGSDTGFLVRVFSKLLLNFSWWVNRKDADGSYLFEGGFLGMDNIGFFDRSAPLSGGARLEQSDATSWMAFYALSMLQLAVELARNAPGWDDVARMFFEYFLRLAGAMDDFGSAGVSLWSPEDGFYYDTLVRADGSSEQLPVRSLVGLLPLIAVHSIHPIVLDQIGELVDEVEWMQRRDTALADALIHHESHEDDRVTIALVPSQRRTALYRRLFDEAEFLSPHGIRSLSAVYRDGFEADVDGSQMSIRYVPGESDSGLFGGNSNWRGPVWMPVNVLLLDALRSYAAAEPDLLVEHPTGSGVSLTLQQIADDLRARLIGLMRTDANGRRPGTPTWYSSGPLWDPHVTFSEYFHGDTGAGLGATHQTGWTALLAHLICHPGGLRD, from the coding sequence GTGAGCATCGAACACGAGCGTCTGGCCGCCTCCAACGACGACCTCGCTCCATGGCGGCTATGGGGGCCCTACGTGAGCGGGCGGCAGTGGGGCACCGTCCGCGAGGACTACTCCGCAGCGGGCGACGCGTGGGACTACCTGCCGTTCGACGACGCGCACCGGCGTGCGTACCGCTGGGGTGAGGACGGGCTGGCCGGGTTGTGCGACCGGTTCGGCTTCTTCAACCTCTCCCTCGCGCTCTGGAACGGCGCCGACGACCGACTCAAAGACCGGTTGTTCGGGCTCACCAACAGTCAGGGCAACCACGGTGAGGACGTCAAGGAGGTCTGGTGGCCCACCGACGCCACGCCGACGCATTCGTATGCCAGTTGGCTCTACCGCTATCCCCAGCAGGCCTTCCCGTATGCGGAACTGTTGCACGAGAACGCAGCCCGCGGCAGAGACGACGCCGAATACGAGCTGACCGATACCGGGATCCTGGCCGACGACCGGTTCTTCGACATCGAGGTCACCCATGCGAAGGCGACGCCCACCGACATCGTCGTGCAGGTCACGGCGACCAACCACGGCCCGGACGAGGCACCGCTGGATCTGATCCTGCAGGGCTGGTTCCGCAATACCTGGGCCTGGGGTCGCGATTCCCGCAAACCGAGTATGCAACGCACCGGGGACCACGTGCAGTTCCAGCACGACTGGCTGGGCGGCTATCAGCTCGTCGCAGAGGGCGAACCCCAGATCCTGTTCTGCGACAACGAAACCGATGACTTCGCTCTCTACGGCACCGCAAGCGCGTCGGACTGCCCCAAGGATGGTCTGGATCAGACCATCGTGCATGGCAACACGGCGTGCACCCGATCCGATCAGGGCACCAAGGTCGGCTTCCGGTGGCACTTCGACGCGGTCGGTGCCGGGCAGTCCGTCACGGTCCGACTGCGACTGACCGCGCTACCGCAAGAAGGCCCTGCAGCCACGACGGAGAAGGCGGGTAGAGACCTCCGCGCCACAGCGGGCGCCGACCACGCACCGGTCGCTGCGGCATCCGACGATGGGAGTGACACCGTGCTGACCGCCCGCCGCGCCGAGTCGGACGAGTTCTACGCGCAGGTGCTCGCCGGGGCCGCCGACGACCAGGAACGGCACATCGCCCGCCGCGCGTTCGCTGGACTGCTCTGGGGCCGCCAGCTGTACCGCTACAGCGTCGCGGAGTGGCTGGAGGGAGACCCGGCGCAACCCGAGCCGCCCGCGCAGCGTCGAACGGGGCGCAACTCGCGCTTCTCGCATCTGGACATCGCCGACATCATCTCGATGCCGGACGAGTGGGAGTACCCGTGGTTCGCCTCCTGGGACCTGGCCTTTCACACCCTGCCGTTGGCTGATGTCGACCCGTGGTTCGCCAAATTGCAGATCGAGTTGATGGTGCGCGAGTGGAGCCAGCACCCCAACGGGCAGCTCCCCGCCTATGAGTGGGACTTCGGCGACGTCAACCCACCGGTCCTCGCGTGGGCAGCGCGGATGGTGCACAGGGTCGACGGCGGCTCTGACACCGGGTTCCTGGTGCGGGTCTTCAGCAAGCTGTTGCTGAATTTCTCCTGGTGGGTCAACCGCAAGGACGCGGATGGCTCCTACCTCTTCGAAGGGGGCTTCCTGGGGATGGACAACATCGGGTTCTTCGACCGTTCCGCGCCGTTGTCGGGCGGTGCCCGCTTGGAGCAGTCCGATGCCACGAGTTGGATGGCGTTCTACGCGCTGTCGATGCTGCAGCTGGCGGTCGAGCTGGCCAGGAATGCGCCGGGCTGGGACGACGTGGCGCGGATGTTCTTCGAATACTTCCTGCGCCTGGCCGGTGCGATGGACGACTTCGGATCGGCAGGGGTATCCCTCTGGTCACCGGAGGACGGCTTCTACTACGACACGCTGGTCCGCGCGGACGGCAGCAGCGAGCAGTTGCCGGTGCGGTCACTGGTCGGCCTGTTGCCGCTGATCGCCGTGCACTCCATTCACCCGATCGTGCTGGACCAGATCGGCGAACTCGTCGACGAGGTCGAGTGGATGCAGCGGCGCGACACTGCGCTCGCCGACGCGCTGATCCATCACGAGTCGCACGAGGACGACCGGGTGACGATTGCACTCGTGCCGTCGCAGCGCCGAACGGCGCTCTACCGCAGGCTCTTCGACGAGGCGGAGTTCCTCTCGCCGCACGGGATCCGGTCGTTGTCGGCGGTGTACCGCGACGGTTTCGAGGCTGATGTGGACGGCTCCCAGATGTCGATCCGGTACGTGCCGGGGGAGTCCGACAGCGGACTGTTCGGTGGCAACTCCAACTGGCGCGGCCCGGTATGGATGCCGGTGAACGTGCTGCTGCTGGACGCGCTGCGTAGTTACGCAGCCGCAGAGCCGGACCTGCTCGTGGAGCACCCGACAGGAAGTGGCGTCTCGCTGACGTTGCAGCAGATCGCCGATGACCTACGGGCACGGTTGATCGGCTTGATGCGCACTGACGCGAACGGCCGGAGGCCGGGGACCCCGACCTGGTATTCCAGCGGCCCGTTGTGGGATCCGCACGTGACCTTCAGCGAGTACTTTCATGGCGACACCGGCGCGGGTCTCGGTGCCACGCATCAGACGG